From a single Athene noctua chromosome 2, bAthNoc1.hap1.1, whole genome shotgun sequence genomic region:
- the TIMM21 gene encoding mitochondrial import inner membrane translocase subunit Tim21 has protein sequence MLPAGLARAGQRVQACLRGGLLPPHGCALLGTAAGTAPRPCPRWRPQPALLLRAARQSIGTQAGGLRAEKPGDRSKHVAVQGGRREETLLSAARKVKEAGRDFTYFIVVLAGIGVTGGLFYVIFKELFSSSSPSKIYGDALEKCRSHPEIIGVFGESIKGYGEATRRGRRQLVSHIEYIKDGLKHMRLKFYIEGSEPGKRGTVHVEVKENPERGKFEFRYIFVDVDTYPRRTIVIEDNR, from the exons ATGCTGCCCGCCGGCCTCGCGCGGGCCGGGCAGCGCGTGCAGGCCTGCCTGcggggggggctgctgccgccccacGGCTGCGCGCTGCTGGGGacggcggcggggacggcgccTCGGCCATGCCCGAGGTGGCGGCCCCAGCCCGCCTTGCTCCTCCGGGCCGCCCGGCAGAGCATCGGGACGCAGGCGGGGGGGCTGAGAGCTGAGAAACCTGGCGATCGTAGCAAACATGTGGCCGTGCAGGGGGGCCGGAGAGAAGAAACGCTGCTGTCGGCTGCTCGGAAAG TGAAAGAAGCTGGAAGAGACTTTACCTATTTTATTGTGGTGCTTGCTGGAATTGGTGTTacag GTGGTTTGTTCTATGTGATTTTTAAAGAGCTATTCTCTTCTTCTAGTCCAAGTAAGATCTATGGAGATGCCTTGGAGAAATGCAGATCTCACCCCGAG ATAATTGGTGTTTTTGGTGAATCTATTAAAGGTTATGGGGAGGCAACAAGAAGAGGAAGACGACAGCTTGTCAG TCACATTGAATACATAAAGGATGGACTGAAACATATGCGTTTGAAGTTCTATATTGAGGGCTCTGAACCAGGGAAACGGGGAACAGTCCATGTGGAAGTCAAAGAG AATCCTGAGAGAGGAAAATTTGAGTTCCGCTACATATTCGTGGATGTTGACACGTATCCTAGAAGAACAATTGTCATAGAAGACAACAGATAG